The Treponema pectinovorum genome includes a window with the following:
- a CDS encoding amino acid ABC transporter permease, with protein MDAAFTKIIGWIPALLNGAKITILLTLAAVSAGTVCGLLLALGKISKKKILNKFCSAYIFFFRGTPLLMQLYFLYFGLPKLFPALTLRNKFLAAFIAFALNSAAYMAEYIRAAIQSIDKGQYEASKVLGFNYFQTMALVIVPQSIRRLIPSIGNEFIMVLKDASLVSLIALEDITKITRSIASSSGNELVYLPAMILYLIITAVFSVVFNKTEKKFSTYE; from the coding sequence ATGGACGCTGCCTTTACTAAAATTATAGGTTGGATTCCTGCACTTTTGAACGGTGCTAAAATTACTATTTTGCTAACTTTGGCAGCGGTTTCTGCTGGAACAGTTTGTGGCTTGCTCTTGGCTTTGGGAAAAATTTCCAAAAAGAAAATTTTGAATAAGTTTTGCAGTGCTTACATTTTTTTCTTTCGTGGAACTCCGCTTTTAATGCAACTTTATTTTTTATATTTTGGACTTCCAAAACTTTTTCCAGCCCTTACCTTAAGGAATAAATTCCTTGCGGCTTTTATCGCTTTTGCTTTAAACAGTGCAGCCTACATGGCAGAATACATTCGCGCTGCAATCCAGTCAATTGACAAAGGTCAATACGAAGCGAGCAAAGTTTTGGGATTTAATTATTTTCAGACAATGGCACTTGTCATAGTCCCTCAATCAATAAGGCGGCTTATTCCTTCTATTGGGAACGAATTTATAATGGTTTTAAAAGACGCATCTTTGGTTTCTTTGATTGCTTTGGAAGATATAACAAAGATAACGCGAAGTATCGCTTCAAGTTCTGGAAACGAGCTTGTTTATCTTCCTGCTATGATTTTGTATCTCATAATAACCGCAGTTTTCTCTGTAGTCTTCAACAAAACTGAGAAAAAATTCAGCACTTACGAATAA
- a CDS encoding transporter substrate-binding domain-containing protein has protein sequence MKKVLVFAGAALIALCTIGCSKKAEKGEFTIEKGLFKVGMEIGYPPLEYYDVDGKTPMGFDVELSKLLAKKMGLEAEVIDTAWDGIFAGLETNKYDAVIAGATITDERKNSMDFSVPYVGNGQALILKKDSKLAVSKPEDLTGLKVAYQAETTSDFFMEKLAAKGLKFEPCEFDKVLNAYDELAFGRCDVVISDALVSAAYLGPDSKFKCVWVGEADDFFGVAVKKGNKVLVDKVNQALKELAADGTLSELSKKIFGADLIAVK, from the coding sequence ATGAAAAAAGTTTTAGTTTTTGCAGGAGCGGCTTTGATTGCACTTTGCACTATTGGCTGTTCTAAAAAGGCAGAAAAAGGCGAATTTACGATTGAAAAGGGTTTATTTAAGGTTGGTATGGAAATTGGTTACCCGCCTCTTGAATATTACGATGTAGACGGAAAAACTCCGATGGGCTTTGATGTTGAACTTTCAAAACTTTTAGCTAAGAAAATGGGCTTAGAAGCGGAAGTTATAGACACTGCTTGGGATGGAATTTTTGCGGGGCTAGAGACCAATAAATACGATGCTGTAATCGCAGGGGCAACTATAACAGACGAGCGCAAGAATTCTATGGATTTTTCTGTGCCCTATGTTGGAAACGGTCAAGCATTGATTTTAAAGAAAGATTCTAAATTGGCGGTTTCAAAACCAGAAGATTTAACTGGCTTAAAAGTTGCTTATCAGGCAGAAACAACTTCTGACTTTTTTATGGAAAAACTCGCAGCAAAAGGCTTAAAATTTGAACCTTGCGAATTTGATAAAGTTTTAAATGCATACGATGAGTTGGCTTTTGGCAGATGCGATGTTGTTATTTCTGACGCCCTTGTAAGTGCTGCATATCTTGGTCCAGATTCAAAATTTAAATGTGTTTGGGTTGGGGAAGCTGACGACTTTTTTGGAGTTGCAGTAAAAAAAGGAAATAAAGTTCTTGTTGATAAAGTAAATCAGGCTTTAAAAGAACTTGCAGCTGACGGTACTCTTTCTGAACTTTCTAAGAAAATTTTTGGAGCGGATCTTATCGCAGTAAAATAA
- a CDS encoding amino acid ABC transporter ATP-binding protein yields the protein MIKTENICTNFGSLEVLKNVSLEIAPKEVVCIIGPSGAGKSTYLRTLNHLEHIDNGKLFVGDQLLDEFENGVCKFKMHKKERSKVLLEMGMVFQRFNLFPHKTVLENVMLAPIHVAKTDKEAARQKALKLLAMVGLESKAEEYPSRLSGGQQQRVAIARALAMEPKMMLFDEPTSALDPELVGEVLSVMKKLAEDGMTMIVVTHEMGFAREVADRVVFMEDGKVAEVGTPEEIFNNPKSERLRQFLKSVL from the coding sequence ATGATAAAAACTGAAAATATATGCACAAATTTTGGAAGTTTAGAAGTTCTAAAAAACGTAAGTCTTGAAATTGCTCCAAAAGAAGTTGTTTGCATCATAGGCCCATCTGGTGCCGGAAAATCTACATATCTTCGCACTCTAAATCATCTTGAACACATTGATAACGGCAAACTTTTTGTTGGCGACCAGCTTTTAGATGAATTTGAAAACGGCGTTTGTAAGTTCAAAATGCACAAAAAAGAACGAAGTAAGGTTTTGCTCGAAATGGGAATGGTTTTTCAGAGGTTTAATCTTTTTCCGCATAAGACCGTTTTGGAAAATGTGATGCTTGCGCCTATTCACGTTGCAAAAACCGATAAAGAGGCAGCAAGACAAAAAGCCTTAAAACTTCTTGCAATGGTTGGGCTTGAGTCTAAAGCGGAGGAATACCCTAGTAGACTTTCTGGTGGTCAACAACAGAGAGTTGCCATTGCCAGAGCTCTTGCTATGGAACCTAAAATGATGCTTTTTGATGAACCAACTAGTGCGTTGGATCCCGAACTTGTAGGCGAAGTCCTTTCTGTAATGAAAAAACTTGCAGAAGATGGAATGACTATGATTGTTGTAACGCATGAAATGGGGTTTGCTCGTGAAGTTGCAGACAGGGTTGTTTTTATGGAAGACGGAAAAGTTGCGGAGGTTGGAACTCCAGAAGAAATTTTTAACAATCCAAAATCTGAACGCCTTCGACAGTTTTTAAAATCTGTGCTATAA